A region from the Arthrobacter gengyunqii genome encodes:
- a CDS encoding potassium channel family protein gives MAHYVIMGCGRVGVSLAHTLDNAGHTVAVIDQDERAFRRLRHTFTGRKVTGVGFDRVTLKEAGIEEAYAFAAVSSGDNSNILATRVARETFHVPHVVARIYDPGRAEIYQRLGIPTVAAVRWSADQVLRRILPEQSINGDFRESSGRLILGELSLHEGWLGTTLSGIEQAANVRIAYVTRFGEGILPRPDTSYQQGDVLHAMMNVERTSEISRILSVAPARENQ, from the coding sequence GTGGCCCATTACGTCATCATGGGGTGCGGGCGCGTAGGCGTTTCACTGGCCCACACGCTGGACAATGCCGGGCACACGGTGGCCGTCATCGACCAGGATGAACGGGCATTCCGGCGTCTGCGGCACACCTTCACGGGCCGGAAAGTCACCGGCGTCGGCTTTGACCGCGTCACCCTCAAAGAGGCCGGAATTGAGGAGGCCTATGCCTTCGCCGCTGTTTCCTCGGGTGACAATTCCAACATTCTCGCCACCCGCGTGGCCCGCGAGACGTTCCACGTTCCGCACGTGGTGGCACGGATCTACGATCCCGGGCGCGCAGAAATCTATCAGCGCCTCGGAATTCCCACCGTTGCCGCCGTGCGGTGGAGCGCCGACCAGGTGCTGCGGCGCATCCTGCCTGAGCAGAGCATCAACGGCGACTTCCGGGAGTCCTCGGGACGCTTGATCCTGGGCGAGCTGTCCCTGCATGAGGGTTGGCTCGGCACCACGCTGAGCGGCATCGAGCAGGCAGCGAATGTCCGCATCGCCTATGTCACCCGGTTCGGTGAGGGGATCCTCCCCCGGCCCGACACCAGCTACCAGCAGGGCGACGTCCTGCACGCCATGATGAACGTGGAGCGCACCAGCGAAATCAGCCGCATCCTTTCGGTTGCGCCAGCCAGGGAGAACCAGTGA
- a CDS encoding DUF3159 domain-containing protein: MSERPGRDLPEPRRRTADPAGGNPPAGEQQPTLGDVAGAYAAKAGVERGDDGQIDVLKSVGGVRGLAEAIVPGLLFTLLFTLTSELYLSLAAAVASAAAFSAANLVQKRPLMQSLTGVVGVIICAVFALRSGSGTEFFLPGFFVNAAYILAFAVSIAVRWPVAGLLFGFIRGENLEWRASRKRIRAYALATWIIIAVFALRLGVQLPLYLADNVGALGTMRLAMGVPLYALGLWLAWMVSRPMTQQDPQDRPS, from the coding sequence ATGAGTGAGCGACCCGGCAGGGACCTGCCCGAACCCCGTCGTCGGACGGCCGACCCTGCCGGCGGGAACCCGCCGGCCGGGGAGCAGCAGCCCACACTCGGCGACGTCGCCGGCGCGTACGCGGCCAAGGCGGGGGTGGAACGCGGCGACGACGGGCAGATCGATGTGCTCAAGTCAGTCGGCGGGGTGCGCGGGCTCGCGGAAGCCATTGTTCCCGGCCTGCTGTTTACGCTGCTCTTCACGCTGACGTCGGAGCTGTACCTGTCGCTCGCCGCTGCGGTGGCCTCTGCCGCAGCCTTCTCAGCAGCAAATCTGGTGCAGAAGCGTCCGCTCATGCAGTCCCTGACGGGTGTTGTCGGCGTCATCATTTGCGCCGTCTTCGCGCTGCGCAGCGGCAGCGGGACGGAGTTCTTCCTGCCGGGCTTTTTCGTCAATGCCGCGTACATCCTGGCGTTTGCCGTCTCCATTGCCGTCCGCTGGCCGGTGGCCGGACTCCTGTTCGGCTTCATCCGCGGCGAGAACCTGGAATGGCGGGCCAGCCGGAAGCGGATCCGCGCCTATGCCCTGGCCACCTGGATCATCATCGCCGTGTTCGCCCTGCGCCTTGGTGTCCAGCTTCCGCTGTACCTGGCGGACAACGTGGGGGCGTTGGGCACCATGCGCCTCGCCATGGGGGTACCGCTGTACGCCCTGGGGCTGTGGCTGGCCTGGATGGTGTCCCGGCCGATGACCCAACAGGACCCCCAGGACCGTCCAAGCTAG
- a CDS encoding class I SAM-dependent RNA methyltransferase, producing MTTDTTASEIELTIGAPAHGGHFVARHEGRVVFVRHALPGERVRARLTEAGDGAKFWRADVVEVLEPAPGRVEHFWPEADALRAASRGRLPVGGAEFGHIELGVQRELKAQIFAEQLNRLAKEDRTVTVEPAVEEREDGLHWRTRTSFSVAPGGRLAMHAHRSEELIPVQRMPLAVDAVNDLQLWDVDFSGVSRVEVAVPVSGAPLVLLIPAEGAHPKALGRIASALPEGTSIASWDPETSTLNRLRGRTWVQESVLGHDYRVTGAGFWQIHRSAPLTLAQAVLDGLQVQPGEQVADLYAGAGLFTAPLADAVGETGRVLSVEGSPGASRDARKNLFAAPQVEILQGRVDKSLAAYEGRLDVVLLDPPRVGAGKDVVRRIDAAAPRTVGYVSCDPASFARDLGYFKDLGWKLDSLRVFDLYPHTHHMESFAVLTRA from the coding sequence ATGACGACCGACACCACTGCATCCGAGATTGAACTCACCATTGGCGCCCCTGCGCACGGCGGCCATTTTGTGGCCCGCCACGAGGGCCGCGTGGTCTTTGTCCGGCACGCCCTGCCGGGCGAGCGGGTCCGCGCCCGCCTGACGGAAGCGGGCGACGGCGCCAAGTTCTGGCGCGCGGACGTCGTCGAAGTCCTCGAACCGGCTCCGGGACGGGTGGAGCACTTCTGGCCTGAAGCCGATGCGCTGCGGGCCGCTTCCCGCGGCCGGCTGCCGGTGGGCGGGGCCGAGTTCGGCCACATTGAGCTGGGGGTTCAGCGCGAACTCAAGGCGCAAATCTTCGCCGAGCAGCTGAACAGGTTGGCCAAGGAGGACCGGACGGTGACGGTGGAACCGGCCGTTGAAGAACGTGAGGACGGCCTGCACTGGCGGACCCGCACCAGCTTCTCAGTGGCTCCGGGCGGACGCTTGGCAATGCACGCCCACCGCTCCGAGGAACTCATCCCGGTCCAGCGCATGCCCCTGGCCGTGGATGCCGTGAACGATCTGCAGCTGTGGGACGTGGACTTCAGCGGCGTCTCCCGGGTTGAGGTCGCCGTTCCGGTGTCCGGCGCACCCCTGGTCCTGCTGATCCCGGCCGAAGGCGCGCATCCCAAGGCGCTGGGCCGCATCGCCTCCGCCCTTCCCGAGGGAACCTCCATTGCCTCCTGGGACCCCGAAACCTCCACGCTGAACCGTCTGCGCGGACGCACCTGGGTGCAGGAGAGCGTGCTGGGGCATGATTACCGGGTGACCGGGGCGGGCTTCTGGCAGATCCACCGCAGTGCTCCCCTCACCCTGGCGCAGGCAGTGCTGGACGGCCTGCAGGTCCAGCCCGGAGAGCAGGTTGCCGATTTGTACGCCGGCGCCGGCCTCTTCACCGCGCCGCTGGCCGACGCCGTCGGCGAAACGGGACGGGTGCTGTCCGTGGAGGGTTCCCCCGGAGCCAGCCGCGACGCGCGCAAAAACCTTTTCGCCGCCCCGCAGGTGGAAATCCTGCAGGGGCGCGTGGACAAGTCGCTGGCCGCCTACGAGGGCCGGCTCGACGTCGTGCTGCTGGATCCGCCGCGCGTTGGCGCCGGCAAGGACGTGGTACGCCGGATCGATGCTGCCGCACCCCGGACAGTGGGCTATGTGTCCTGTGATCCGGCATCCTTTGCCCGCGACCTTGGCTATTTCAAGGACCTCGGCTGGAAGCTGGATTCGCTGCGGGTCTTCGACCTGTACCCGCACACCCACCACATGGAGTCCTTTGCGGTCCTGACCCGCGCGTAA
- a CDS encoding IclR family transcriptional regulator: protein MRTPPVDDGGHERAKVATTRTAERALSLLSVVCEHGSVTLGDAAKAVNLSASTAMRLLRTLESTNFVRRDDDGTYFPGAAVVQLGVLALSQESLIPLCQEPMARIVEHTGESAYLSIPASGEQGLYIAIVEGTHSVRHANWVGRKFPLTMSAAGRAMKGGTGPEGYCVVSAGVEQDITAVAVPIQVGKKVVGALSVVVPSYRITASSIEHIGQILLAEASGLYGQV, encoded by the coding sequence TTGAGAACACCGCCTGTGGACGACGGGGGCCACGAGAGAGCCAAAGTTGCCACCACACGCACGGCCGAACGGGCCCTGTCACTCCTCAGTGTTGTTTGTGAGCACGGTTCCGTCACCCTTGGCGATGCAGCTAAAGCCGTGAATCTGTCAGCCAGCACCGCAATGCGGCTCCTGAGGACACTCGAATCCACAAACTTTGTTCGCCGCGACGATGACGGCACCTACTTTCCGGGAGCTGCCGTCGTGCAGCTCGGTGTGCTCGCCCTGAGCCAGGAGTCCCTCATTCCCCTATGCCAGGAACCCATGGCCAGAATCGTCGAGCATACGGGCGAGTCGGCGTACCTCAGCATTCCTGCATCAGGTGAACAGGGGCTCTATATCGCTATAGTGGAAGGAACCCACTCCGTCCGGCACGCAAATTGGGTGGGACGCAAATTCCCGCTCACCATGAGTGCGGCGGGACGGGCAATGAAGGGCGGCACGGGGCCGGAGGGATACTGCGTTGTCAGCGCCGGGGTGGAACAGGACATTACAGCCGTTGCAGTCCCCATTCAGGTGGGAAAAAAGGTGGTTGGCGCCTTAAGTGTCGTTGTGCCCAGTTACCGGATCACTGCCTCCAGCATCGAGCATATCGGCCAGATATTGTTGGCCGAGGCAAGCGGCTTGTACGGTCAGGTTTGA
- a CDS encoding DUF3093 domain-containing protein, with the protein MSSPSAQTPASTVLYSERLLPSFWIWVMVLGISASSILVFVPISMETGLIAAVVVLVILTVLLLLSTPTIRVTPDTLQVGKAEIERRYVGTVEGFRGDDATFQRGRGLNATSYMCIRGWISPVVKIEITDPADRTPYWLTSTRRPEDLVRALSS; encoded by the coding sequence ATGTCATCCCCTTCTGCCCAGACTCCCGCCAGCACCGTTCTGTACTCCGAACGGCTTCTTCCCTCGTTTTGGATCTGGGTGATGGTCCTGGGCATCTCCGCCTCAAGCATCCTCGTGTTCGTGCCGATCAGCATGGAAACAGGGCTGATCGCCGCCGTCGTCGTATTGGTGATCCTGACGGTCCTGCTCCTCCTGAGCACCCCGACCATCCGCGTCACCCCGGACACCCTGCAGGTCGGCAAGGCGGAAATCGAGCGGCGCTACGTCGGAACCGTGGAAGGTTTCCGCGGAGATGACGCCACCTTCCAGCGCGGCCGGGGGCTGAACGCCACGTCGTACATGTGCATCCGGGGGTGGATCTCACCAGTGGTCAAAATCGAAATCACCGACCCGGCAGACCGCACGCCGTATTGGCTCACGTCCACCCGCCGCCCTGAGGACCTGGTCCGGGCACTGAGCAGCTAG
- a CDS encoding potassium channel family protein — MKVVIAGAGSVGSSIAKELLSHHHEVLLIDEKPEVVGRSGLLGAHWLIGDACELTTLKDARLEEADVMVSATGDDKVNLVVSLLAKSEFGVARTVGRVNNPKNDWMFDDSWGVDVAVNTPRLMTALVEEAVEVGDLVRLLTLQTGVASMVEFTVPSDSPLTGRTLGSIDWPLDTTVTAILRDDAPITPSNDDVIEPGDELFFICTIAAEDQLRAVLLPDRSAPGSEPEPS, encoded by the coding sequence GTGAAAGTTGTCATTGCCGGTGCCGGGAGTGTGGGGTCCTCCATCGCCAAGGAGCTGCTTTCCCACCATCACGAGGTCCTTCTCATCGATGAAAAGCCCGAAGTGGTGGGTCGCAGCGGATTGTTGGGCGCGCATTGGCTGATCGGTGATGCATGCGAGTTGACCACGCTGAAGGATGCCCGGCTGGAAGAGGCCGACGTCATGGTCTCCGCCACCGGGGATGACAAGGTCAACCTGGTGGTGTCCCTGCTGGCCAAGAGCGAGTTTGGCGTGGCACGCACAGTGGGCCGGGTGAACAACCCCAAGAATGACTGGATGTTCGATGACTCCTGGGGCGTCGACGTGGCAGTGAATACACCGCGCCTGATGACCGCTCTGGTGGAGGAAGCCGTGGAGGTGGGCGACCTGGTGCGGCTGCTGACGCTGCAGACCGGCGTCGCGTCCATGGTGGAATTTACCGTTCCGTCCGATTCCCCGCTGACCGGCAGAACCCTGGGATCCATCGACTGGCCTTTGGACACCACCGTCACGGCCATCCTGCGCGACGACGCTCCCATTACTCCCAGCAACGACGACGTGATCGAGCCCGGCGACGAGCTGTTCTTTATCTGCACGATCGCAGCCGAAGACCAGCTGCGTGCTGTTCTGCTTCCAGACCGGTCTGCGCCCGGATCCGAGCCTGAACCGTCCTAG
- a CDS encoding DUF4193 domain-containing protein has protein sequence MATDYDAPRKTEEDISEESLEELKTRRTATTQSAVVDEDEAEAADSFELPGADLSGEELLVRVLPAQADEFTCASCFLVRHRSQIAAEKDGLYYCIDCEG, from the coding sequence ATGGCGACTGACTACGATGCGCCGCGCAAGACAGAAGAGGACATCAGCGAGGAATCCCTTGAGGAGCTGAAGACACGCCGCACCGCCACCACGCAGTCGGCGGTGGTGGATGAAGATGAGGCCGAAGCCGCAGACAGCTTCGAGCTGCCCGGCGCCGACCTCTCCGGCGAAGAACTCCTGGTGCGGGTGCTTCCTGCGCAGGCTGACGAATTTACCTGTGCGTCCTGTTTCCTGGTTCGGCACAGGTCACAGATCGCGGCGGAAAAAGATGGACTGTACTACTGCATTGACTGCGAAGGCTGA
- a CDS encoding ABC transporter substrate-binding protein, producing the protein MRESRTRQNRLSKHFLLKSGAITAISALALMGCSPSDPMEDATASTEEGGLDQVTLGLIPITDVAPVYLGIEQGIFKDHGLELDIQLAQGGAAIVPAVVSGEYQFGYSNVVSLLVAHQNQIPISVISNGSTSTSVAGEDSTEVAAMPSSGISSVLDLENKTVAINALSNFGEITIRNSIEQAGGNPDTVTFVEVPYPNMPAQLAAGEVDAAWTTEPFRTQILQEGGAIVASPMTDMAENFDSAFYFASTQTAEENPELVERFRSALAESFQYASENESSVREIIQDYAGLSPELAAEVELSQWIPEINREGLEELAGSALKYGVLTKEPDYEGFIAE; encoded by the coding sequence ATGAGGGAATCACGCACTCGCCAGAACCGTTTATCGAAGCACTTTCTCCTGAAGTCCGGCGCCATCACTGCTATCAGTGCGCTTGCGCTGATGGGATGCAGCCCCAGTGATCCCATGGAGGATGCCACAGCATCCACTGAAGAAGGCGGCTTGGACCAAGTAACGCTCGGGCTCATCCCCATTACTGACGTGGCCCCCGTCTATCTGGGGATAGAACAAGGCATTTTCAAAGACCACGGTTTGGAGCTGGACATCCAGCTCGCACAGGGCGGTGCAGCAATCGTCCCCGCAGTGGTCTCGGGCGAGTACCAGTTTGGATACAGCAACGTTGTATCTTTGCTGGTTGCCCATCAGAACCAGATCCCCATTTCGGTAATTTCCAATGGTTCAACCTCAACCAGCGTTGCAGGCGAGGACTCCACCGAAGTAGCGGCCATGCCAAGCAGCGGTATTTCGAGCGTCCTTGATCTGGAAAACAAGACCGTGGCCATCAATGCCCTCAGCAACTTCGGTGAAATCACCATCCGGAATTCAATTGAGCAGGCCGGAGGTAATCCCGACACGGTCACGTTTGTCGAAGTCCCTTACCCGAATATGCCGGCACAGCTGGCCGCGGGCGAAGTGGATGCGGCCTGGACCACCGAGCCTTTCCGCACACAGATCCTCCAGGAGGGTGGTGCGATTGTGGCCAGCCCGATGACTGATATGGCGGAGAACTTCGACTCCGCCTTCTACTTCGCCTCCACGCAAACAGCAGAAGAGAACCCGGAACTTGTGGAGCGCTTTAGGTCTGCGCTTGCCGAGTCGTTCCAATATGCCTCGGAGAACGAGAGCTCGGTCCGTGAGATTATTCAGGATTACGCAGGCTTGAGTCCCGAGCTCGCCGCTGAGGTCGAACTTTCTCAGTGGATCCCGGAGATCAATCGTGAGGGCTTGGAAGAGCTCGCCGGATCGGCCCTTAAGTATGGCGTGCTCACCAAGGAGCCGGATTACGAAGGCTTTATCGCAGAATGA
- the sepH gene encoding septation protein SepH translates to MQDLRLVGVHEGGEHLLLSGKGGETFRLRMDEALRVAVARSVHRSTAAPERPEGPAMTPRDIQARIRSGASAEDVAEVSGLDLAHIRRYEGPVRAEREYVARQAQAVEVAAPLSATHDGYRSTFGDSPVNLGDMVNHRLKAFGVDPDSVEWDAWRRPDSTWDVVARFDLGTDSQVSVGEEPPARWTFSPLRKSVSNANRWAQLLSELEPLDSPVPSRRLTAVADRVFDFEAVAAPEADGADSEDEETANLLEVLRSRRGQRLGADEDGDDALAALLAKGSIPAAHPREGRTELDDAASSRPRTGRLTLAPDSAAGTDSPDRPDSLRLPDALSTDTREISVLARPFRRRSEAADGAGKDSAANAGAGSAKTTDPAKTTDSGTTANPQADGDKPAGSAAQASPAAAGEDAAAKAAEGGTAPALKGKAKSGGRKGGRTDFPWDRMGSGSSRTDAASTADSAKDEDGADRRPIKPKRSSVPSWDEIVFGTKGD, encoded by the coding sequence ATGCAGGATCTACGTCTCGTGGGTGTCCATGAGGGTGGCGAACATCTGCTGCTCAGCGGCAAGGGTGGGGAAACATTCCGGCTTCGCATGGATGAAGCGCTTCGAGTGGCGGTAGCCCGCTCAGTGCACCGTTCCACCGCCGCTCCTGAGCGGCCCGAGGGCCCCGCCATGACCCCCCGCGACATTCAGGCACGAATCCGGTCCGGAGCCAGCGCCGAAGACGTCGCTGAGGTTTCGGGTCTGGACCTCGCCCACATCCGCCGCTATGAGGGCCCGGTGCGGGCAGAACGTGAATACGTTGCCCGCCAGGCGCAGGCTGTGGAAGTGGCTGCACCGCTCTCCGCCACACATGACGGCTACCGCAGCACCTTCGGCGACAGCCCGGTCAATCTCGGCGACATGGTCAACCACCGGCTCAAGGCCTTCGGCGTGGACCCCGACAGCGTCGAATGGGACGCCTGGCGCCGCCCGGATTCCACGTGGGACGTTGTCGCACGGTTTGATTTGGGCACCGACTCCCAGGTATCCGTGGGCGAGGAGCCCCCGGCGCGCTGGACGTTCAGTCCCCTGCGCAAGAGCGTTTCCAACGCCAACCGCTGGGCGCAGCTGCTCAGTGAGCTGGAGCCGCTGGACTCCCCCGTGCCCTCCCGCCGGCTTACCGCCGTCGCGGACCGCGTTTTTGATTTCGAGGCCGTCGCAGCGCCTGAAGCGGACGGTGCCGATTCTGAGGACGAGGAGACTGCCAACCTCCTGGAAGTTTTGCGCTCCCGCCGCGGACAGCGGCTCGGGGCTGATGAAGACGGCGACGACGCCCTGGCAGCACTGCTGGCCAAGGGCAGCATCCCTGCCGCACATCCGCGCGAGGGCCGCACTGAGCTGGATGACGCCGCCTCCAGCCGTCCGCGCACCGGACGTCTGACGCTGGCACCCGACAGCGCTGCCGGCACCGACTCCCCGGACCGTCCCGATTCGCTCCGTCTGCCCGATGCGCTGAGCACCGATACGCGTGAAATCAGTGTCCTGGCCCGTCCCTTCCGCCGCCGCAGCGAGGCTGCCGACGGAGCAGGAAAAGATTCGGCTGCGAACGCCGGTGCCGGGTCTGCGAAAACCACGGACCCAGCGAAAACGACTGACTCTGGAACAACGGCCAACCCGCAAGCCGACGGCGACAAGCCGGCCGGAAGCGCTGCACAGGCTTCACCCGCTGCGGCTGGGGAAGACGCAGCCGCCAAGGCCGCTGAGGGCGGAACCGCGCCAGCTTTGAAAGGCAAGGCCAAGTCCGGCGGCCGCAAGGGCGGCAGGACCGATTTCCCCTGGGACCGGATGGGTTCCGGCAGCAGCCGCACCGACGCGGCATCCACCGCTGACTCTGCCAAGGATGAGGACGGTGCCGACCGGCGCCCGATCAAGCCCAAGCGTTCCTCGGTGCCCAGCTGGGATGAGATCGTCTTCGGCACCAAGGGCGACTAG
- a CDS encoding DUF3710 domain-containing protein, which translates to MAFGRLKKNKQEQDKQELGEQQQGDGAAEAAAGTSGSGEAEQPATGPWDASDKPSEDGYVDLGALRIAAAQGLQLRLEVEEKTQRVVAVTLDLDGSSLQLQAFAAPRSETLWDDIRGQIGKSVGSQGGTVDELEGVFGTELLAKVPAQAQDGSKGYRVARFVGVDGPRWFLRGVFGGPAALDPQAAGPLEEVFRNVVVVRGEQPLPPRDLLQLRLPRDASPLPRPAAPEKPGPPERGPEITTIG; encoded by the coding sequence ATGGCATTTGGGCGACTGAAGAAGAACAAGCAGGAACAAGACAAGCAGGAACTCGGCGAACAGCAGCAGGGCGACGGGGCCGCTGAAGCTGCCGCCGGCACCTCGGGATCCGGTGAAGCGGAGCAGCCCGCCACCGGCCCGTGGGACGCCAGTGACAAGCCGTCGGAAGACGGGTACGTGGATCTGGGAGCGTTGCGCATCGCCGCCGCCCAGGGCCTCCAGCTGCGCCTGGAAGTGGAAGAAAAGACCCAACGCGTGGTTGCCGTGACCCTGGACCTGGACGGGTCCAGCCTGCAGTTGCAGGCTTTTGCCGCACCGCGCTCAGAGACTCTCTGGGACGACATCCGCGGCCAGATCGGCAAGTCCGTGGGTTCCCAGGGCGGCACCGTGGACGAGCTTGAGGGTGTTTTCGGCACCGAACTGCTGGCGAAGGTTCCGGCGCAGGCACAGGACGGCTCCAAGGGGTACCGCGTGGCCCGGTTTGTCGGAGTGGACGGACCGCGCTGGTTCCTGCGGGGTGTCTTCGGTGGACCTGCCGCACTTGACCCGCAGGCCGCCGGTCCGCTGGAAGAGGTCTTCCGCAACGTCGTCGTGGTCCGCGGCGAACAGCCGCTTCCGCCGCGGGACCTGCTGCAGCTGCGGTTGCCGCGCGATGCTTCGCCCCTGCCGCGGCCTGCTGCCCCGGAAAAGCCAGGTCCGCCGGAGCGCGGTCCTGAAATCACGACCATCGGCTGA
- a CDS encoding ABC transporter permease: MTNRIAVQRASAEEAGTSAQPGLLKSPRGKPVNVLLGAAGLLTVALILQVLAPLGLVRAQDLPPSTDILTAFFQLLGDSSIWQAVYDTVYVWAIGLAAATVAGVLLGLLIGSLERLRKALSSTVEFLRPIPSVALVPLVVLLFGPRYESALVLVIYAAFWQVLVQTIYGVADVDPVVTETARSYRFTKLGVIRHVVWPTALPFIMTGFRLAATVALVLTVTAQLIIGTPGLGRDIALAESAGANARMYALVLVTGLLGLTVNLLVRLVEKKVLSWHMSFRKDAEE, encoded by the coding sequence ATGACCAACCGCATAGCTGTCCAGCGTGCGTCGGCTGAAGAAGCCGGGACTTCAGCGCAGCCGGGACTGCTGAAGTCTCCGCGTGGAAAACCGGTCAACGTCCTGCTCGGCGCCGCCGGACTGCTCACTGTCGCCCTCATCCTTCAGGTTCTGGCGCCGCTGGGACTGGTCAGGGCGCAGGACCTGCCACCGTCCACCGACATTCTCACGGCCTTCTTCCAGCTGCTGGGGGACAGCTCGATATGGCAAGCCGTTTACGACACCGTGTATGTCTGGGCAATCGGCTTAGCCGCGGCAACCGTTGCAGGTGTTCTGCTCGGCCTGCTCATCGGTAGCTTGGAGCGGCTGCGGAAGGCTCTGTCTTCCACCGTGGAGTTTCTGCGCCCGATCCCATCCGTCGCACTCGTACCGCTGGTGGTCCTGCTTTTTGGCCCGCGCTATGAGTCAGCACTGGTCCTGGTCATTTATGCCGCATTCTGGCAGGTGCTCGTGCAAACCATTTACGGTGTGGCCGATGTGGATCCGGTGGTCACCGAAACAGCACGGTCATACCGCTTCACCAAACTGGGTGTGATCCGGCACGTCGTCTGGCCTACGGCTTTGCCATTCATCATGACCGGTTTCCGGCTCGCGGCCACGGTGGCCTTGGTTTTGACCGTTACCGCACAGCTCATCATTGGAACCCCCGGTCTGGGGCGGGACATTGCGCTGGCAGAATCTGCCGGCGCCAACGCCAGAATGTATGCCCTGGTGTTGGTTACTGGACTGCTTGGACTCACGGTCAACCTTTTAGTACGGCTGGTGGAGAAGAAAGTGCTCTCTTGGCATATGTCATTCCGGAAGGACGCCGAAGAATGA
- the dut gene encoding dUTP diphosphatase: MTVQLKMLDDGLEPPSYAHPGDAGADLRTRVDFVLEPGERKLVPTGVAIALPFGYAAFIHPRSGLATKHGLTVVNAPGTVDAGYRGEISVTLLNTDATSPIRLQRGDRIAQMVIQRVETASFELVDELSDSVRGTGGFGSTGGFTALPA, from the coding sequence ATGACCGTGCAGCTGAAAATGCTCGACGACGGACTGGAACCGCCGTCGTACGCCCACCCGGGCGACGCCGGCGCGGACCTTCGCACCCGGGTCGACTTTGTGCTCGAACCGGGGGAGCGGAAGCTCGTTCCCACCGGGGTGGCCATTGCCCTGCCCTTCGGTTATGCAGCCTTTATCCATCCGCGGTCCGGTCTGGCCACCAAGCACGGCCTCACCGTGGTCAACGCTCCCGGCACAGTGGACGCGGGCTACCGGGGAGAAATCAGCGTCACGCTCCTCAACACCGATGCGACCAGCCCCATCCGTTTGCAGCGGGGGGACCGGATTGCCCAGATGGTGATCCAGCGGGTGGAGACGGCGTCCTTTGAACTGGTCGATGAACTGTCCGATTCCGTCCGCGGCACCGGAGGATTCGGTTCCACCGGCGGCTTTACTGCACTGCCTGCCTAG